One segment of Pleomorphomonas sp. PLEO DNA contains the following:
- a CDS encoding efflux RND transporter permease subunit has protein sequence MVSFFTGRPIFASAIAIIMVLAGAICYVLLPVAQFPDISPPQVVVSAHYPGASAQVVADTVTTPLEQQINGVEGMTYMSSSSSNDGSSTITVTFNVGYNINTAAVDVQNRVSQASSSLPAIVNQSGVSVKKQNPNFVLIVNLTSPDGSVDPVALSNYAALQILDPLKRVPGVGDVQVFGERRYSMRIWLDPDKLANLGLTAVDAQQAIAEQNVQVAAGKIGQAPAPAGTAFEMQVNAVGRLSDPAEFGEIVLRADGPSGAVVRLKDVARIELGALQYSSSAFFGKDPTVALGVFQMPGSNALALQQGVKAKMEELKARFPSGIAYAIHYDTTTFVQASMDDVLKTLGEALVLVIAVVFIFLQSWRTTVIPAIAIPVSLVGTLVVMELLGFSLNMLSLLGMVLAIGLVVDDAIVVVENVERQIEAGLKPLEATRKAMKEVTGPIIATTAVLMAVFIPVAFIPGVTGQLYNQFALTVAISVGISAFNSLTLSPALSAAFLRHQGATRFPPFRWFNAAFNGMSHAYAASVGVLVKLRYVLLALFVVTLGATYWLWNRIPSTFLPVEDQGYFFVVVQLPDGASLERTNAVAEQVRDILEKTPGVDIVGAITGLNFLTSAAQSNSAVEFAILKPWEERGPEQNASRIVEEVRPKLMGIPDAFALSFDPPSIPGLGATGGFEFQVKDLTGRGSQALNDATQGLLAAARQQPELNARQMFSSFGTSTPQFIYDLDRNKAKLLGLSLPDIFNTLQIYLGSLYVNDFNLFGRTFRVTLQADQDARSAATDLTRLYVRNNTGGMVPLSTLGELKPTVGPETVPHYNSNASALINGGPAPGFSSGQAIAAMERVATATLPRDFGYEWTGITFQELKAGSAATVVFGLALVFVFLILAAQYESWTMPFVVLLTVPLALFGAMGMIHLRGMQIDVYSQIGFVMLIGLAAKNAILIVEFARKRRDDGLGIIAAATEAARLRLRPILMTALAFILGALPLMFATGAGAASRQSLGTAVVGGMLAATVLTLIFTPVFYVVIETIRERLNPAAHHDEPHHAPHPVAANEVEDIDLAKAAE, from the coding sequence ATGGTAAGTTTCTTCACCGGACGCCCGATCTTCGCGTCGGCCATCGCCATCATCATGGTGCTGGCCGGCGCCATTTGCTACGTGCTGCTGCCGGTCGCCCAATTCCCGGATATCTCGCCGCCGCAGGTGGTGGTTTCCGCCCATTACCCCGGCGCCAGCGCCCAGGTGGTGGCCGACACGGTGACCACGCCGCTTGAGCAGCAGATCAACGGCGTCGAAGGCATGACCTACATGTCCTCGTCGAGCTCCAACGACGGCTCGTCGACCATCACCGTCACCTTCAACGTCGGCTATAACATCAACACCGCCGCCGTCGATGTGCAGAACCGGGTGTCGCAGGCCTCGTCCTCGCTGCCGGCCATCGTCAACCAGTCGGGCGTTTCGGTCAAAAAGCAGAACCCGAACTTCGTGTTGATCGTCAACCTCACCTCGCCCGACGGCTCGGTCGATCCGGTGGCGCTCAGCAACTACGCCGCCCTGCAGATCCTCGATCCGCTGAAGCGCGTGCCGGGCGTCGGCGACGTGCAGGTGTTCGGCGAGCGCCGCTATTCCATGCGCATCTGGCTCGACCCCGACAAGCTCGCCAACCTCGGGCTGACGGCCGTCGACGCGCAGCAGGCGATCGCCGAGCAGAACGTGCAGGTCGCCGCCGGCAAGATCGGCCAAGCGCCCGCCCCGGCCGGCACCGCCTTCGAAATGCAGGTCAACGCCGTGGGGCGCCTCAGCGATCCGGCGGAATTCGGTGAGATCGTGCTGCGCGCCGATGGGCCGAGCGGCGCCGTGGTGCGCCTGAAAGATGTCGCCCGCATCGAGCTGGGCGCGCTGCAATATTCCTCCTCCGCCTTCTTCGGCAAAGACCCCACCGTGGCGCTCGGCGTGTTCCAGATGCCGGGGTCGAACGCGCTCGCCCTGCAACAGGGCGTCAAGGCCAAGATGGAGGAGCTCAAGGCCCGCTTCCCCTCGGGCATCGCCTACGCCATTCACTACGACACCACGACCTTCGTGCAGGCGTCGATGGATGACGTGTTGAAGACGCTGGGCGAGGCGCTGGTGCTGGTCATCGCCGTGGTCTTCATCTTCCTGCAAAGCTGGCGCACCACCGTCATCCCGGCCATCGCCATTCCGGTGTCGCTGGTCGGCACGCTGGTGGTGATGGAGCTGCTCGGCTTCTCGCTCAACATGCTGTCCCTGCTCGGCATGGTGCTGGCCATCGGCCTCGTCGTCGACGATGCCATCGTGGTGGTGGAGAACGTCGAACGCCAGATCGAGGCCGGCCTCAAGCCGCTCGAAGCCACGCGCAAGGCGATGAAAGAGGTGACCGGCCCGATCATCGCCACCACGGCGGTGCTGATGGCGGTGTTCATCCCCGTCGCCTTCATCCCCGGCGTCACCGGCCAGCTCTACAACCAGTTCGCGCTCACCGTGGCGATCTCCGTCGGCATCTCCGCCTTCAACTCGCTGACGCTGAGCCCGGCCCTGTCGGCCGCCTTCCTGCGCCATCAAGGGGCGACGCGCTTCCCGCCATTCCGCTGGTTCAACGCCGCTTTCAACGGCATGTCGCACGCCTATGCCGCAAGCGTCGGCGTGCTGGTCAAGCTGCGCTACGTGCTGCTGGCGCTGTTCGTCGTCACCCTCGGCGCCACCTATTGGCTGTGGAACCGCATTCCCTCCACCTTCCTGCCGGTGGAAGACCAGGGCTATTTCTTCGTGGTGGTACAGTTGCCCGACGGCGCCTCGCTGGAACGCACCAACGCGGTGGCCGAGCAGGTGCGCGACATCCTGGAAAAGACGCCGGGCGTCGACATCGTCGGCGCCATCACCGGCCTCAACTTCCTGACCTCGGCGGCCCAGTCCAACTCGGCCGTGGAGTTCGCCATCCTCAAGCCGTGGGAAGAGCGCGGGCCGGAGCAGAACGCCTCGCGCATCGTCGAGGAAGTCCGCCCCAAGCTGATGGGCATCCCCGACGCCTTCGCCCTGTCGTTCGATCCGCCGTCCATCCCCGGCTTAGGTGCCACCGGCGGCTTCGAATTCCAGGTGAAGGACCTCACCGGCCGTGGCAGCCAGGCGCTGAACGACGCGACGCAAGGCCTGCTCGCCGCCGCCCGCCAGCAGCCCGAACTCAACGCCCGGCAGATGTTCTCAAGCTTCGGCACCTCGACGCCGCAGTTCATCTACGACCTCGACCGCAACAAGGCCAAGCTGCTCGGCCTCAGCCTGCCGGACATCTTCAACACGTTGCAGATCTATCTCGGCTCGCTCTACGTCAACGACTTCAACCTGTTCGGCCGCACCTTCCGCGTCACCTTGCAGGCTGACCAGGACGCCCGCTCGGCGGCCACCGACCTGACGCGCCTCTACGTGAGGAACAACACCGGCGGCATGGTGCCGCTGTCCACCCTTGGCGAACTCAAGCCCACCGTGGGCCCGGAAACCGTGCCGCACTACAACTCCAACGCCTCGGCGCTGATCAACGGCGGCCCGGCCCCCGGCTTCTCCTCGGGCCAGGCGATCGCCGCCATGGAGCGGGTGGCAACAGCAACGCTGCCGCGCGACTTCGGCTACGAGTGGACCGGCATCACCTTCCAGGAGCTGAAGGCGGGCTCGGCGGCAACGGTGGTGTTCGGCCTTGCCCTGGTGTTCGTCTTCCTGATCCTGGCGGCGCAGTATGAGAGCTGGACCATGCCCTTCGTGGTGCTGCTCACCGTGCCCCTGGCGCTGTTCGGCGCCATGGGAATGATCCACCTGCGCGGCATGCAGATCGACGTCTACTCGCAGATCGGCTTCGTCATGCTGATCGGCCTTGCCGCCAAGAACGCCATCCTGATCGTCGAGTTCGCCCGCAAGCGGCGCGACGACGGGCTCGGCATCATCGCGGCGGCCACCGAGGCGGCTCGGCTGCGCCTGCGTCCCATCCTGATGACGGCGCTGGCCTTCATCCTCGGCGCGTTGCCGCTGATGTTTGCCACCGGCGCCGGCGCCGCCAGCCGGCAGTCGCTGGGCACCGCCGTGGTCGGCGGCATGCTGGCGGCCACCGTGCTGACGCTGATCTTCACCCCCGTGTTCTACGTGGTGATCGAGACCATCCGTGAGCGGCTGAACCCCGCCGCCCATCACGACGAGCCCCATCACGCCCCCCATCCCGTGGCCGCCAACGAGGTCGAAGACATCGATCTGGCCAAGGCAGCCGAGTGA
- a CDS encoding TetR/AcrR family transcriptional regulator, with translation MKKPRQRIIEMAQLLFRKHGIRGVGVDTIAEEAGTNKMTLYRHFGSKDELIAECLRYTASGADGFWEDLEKSSASPMEKLHQWVRGVASYASMEGGGCDLLTAAFELPEPNHPARLVVEAFKHEQREKLVALCCDAGIVEAEGLADALGLLLEGARVNRRSVGPNGPSAHFVTIAEAVIASFSAAGERVRVREAEGA, from the coding sequence GTGAAGAAGCCCCGCCAGCGGATCATCGAAATGGCGCAGCTCTTGTTTCGCAAGCACGGCATCCGCGGTGTCGGCGTCGACACGATCGCCGAGGAGGCGGGCACCAACAAGATGACGCTCTACCGGCACTTCGGCTCCAAGGACGAGCTGATCGCCGAGTGCCTGCGCTACACCGCGAGCGGCGCCGACGGATTCTGGGAAGATCTCGAGAAGAGTTCCGCCAGTCCGATGGAGAAGCTGCACCAGTGGGTGCGCGGCGTCGCCTCCTACGCCAGCATGGAAGGCGGCGGCTGCGACCTGCTGACGGCCGCCTTCGAACTCCCCGAACCCAACCACCCAGCCCGCCTCGTCGTCGAAGCCTTCAAGCACGAACAGCGCGAGAAGCTGGTGGCGCTGTGCTGCGACGCCGGGATTGTCGAGGCCGAAGGATTGGCCGACGCGCTGGGGCTGCTGCTGGAGGGGGCGAGGGTGAACAGGCGGTCGGTTGGGCCGAACGGGCCGTCCGCGCATTTCGTGACGATCGCCGAGGCGGTGATCGCGTCGTTCAGCGCGGCGGGGGAGAGGGTGCGGGTGAGGGAAGCGGAGGGGGCGTGA
- a CDS encoding class I SAM-dependent DNA methyltransferase yields MTSLEDWLSELAYTDFSDDLFRAGASAGARPYASEIEEMLAPDRGIGASAVFCVGELPTVCFIDAASLAGDAEGRIEQIRQKVWNQNLASVVLVVDPAALTAYSAVDREAEPDTLPRSDVARRGSWSAYEVQSGFIKDRLSDWFSPDARVDQRLLANLRQVVKSLVRDGLSETQAEALMAQVIFLCYLEQRGIVGKAYRETHGLEVLDAYVSKQDGAGIDNLLKRLGADFNGDFLSSKDGGAPQWSNLGKAGFRSVRLFLEAVDFETGQGSFWRYDFSHIPVELISGIYETLLKDRQGKLGAYYTPRHLANLVAEQAFEHFDDPAQCTVYDGACGSGILLTTAFRKMLRHAEVARGCRLRFAERVNLMERNVFGNDLDETACWITAFSLYLSLLEGLDPADISLLQSDEDLKLPNVVGAGRNIQKGQQHGDFFSASNPFAGKKRFDIFLCNPPWRESDDDEAPTWEAWCREQDPPYPIGRRQIAAGFAYRAMQSVKPGGVVTLIMPLNLVIGATSQSCDFRQRWLEDARIERIINFGDVRRLLFPAAKHPCAVVRARPRPQVEGVIALGDEKIEYWAPKTDVSLALGRLALHAVDRKVLSARDIYAKPYLLISAYWGEQRDLDLLRRLQKLGSLDRTMATRAPQWVSGKGFHAPNLSNPRRPLGPLENLAFLPADRMPRDYPVIATDAQLDRVRDHFAEVASPGGKNARLYDGPRVILPDGLADDYTVRAVYTDISFAFTSSIGAIGGDTADAALLKFLAAYLRSPIATYLLIMTGYSVIGERPRIAIEDMKAFSFCAPEKHPDPDAAARIIAEVAATIDTLAAIPEWQRDHGYASARHAIDELVFDYFQLSASDRLLVRDMVDVVANSLQPADYAKLATPLLHRPTAHEVSTYVDTLARELGTWRNRIGGQGGLSVEGVVDGADGFFGAVRIGLRGRGRDTSGLVRTEKAFQDLLADIETGLGSQLDGIERDNLFKIPNAMVVVGDAFYFVKPMRRRFWLSRSALADADHVVRTVQAAAWGKVHS; encoded by the coding sequence ATGACCTCGCTTGAGGACTGGCTCTCGGAGCTCGCCTATACCGACTTTTCGGACGATCTCTTTCGTGCCGGTGCGAGCGCCGGGGCGCGGCCTTATGCCTCCGAGATCGAGGAGATGCTAGCGCCAGATCGCGGCATTGGCGCATCTGCGGTTTTCTGCGTCGGCGAGTTGCCGACCGTTTGCTTCATCGATGCCGCAAGCCTCGCGGGCGATGCCGAAGGCCGGATCGAACAAATCCGGCAAAAGGTCTGGAACCAGAATCTGGCTTCCGTGGTGCTGGTCGTCGATCCGGCTGCGCTGACAGCCTATTCCGCCGTCGACCGTGAGGCGGAGCCGGACACGCTGCCCCGCAGCGACGTTGCGCGCCGGGGCTCCTGGTCGGCCTATGAAGTCCAGTCGGGTTTCATCAAGGACCGGCTGTCCGACTGGTTCTCGCCCGATGCGCGCGTCGACCAGCGGCTGCTGGCAAACCTTCGCCAAGTTGTGAAGTCGCTTGTCCGGGATGGCTTGAGCGAGACCCAGGCCGAGGCGCTCATGGCCCAGGTGATCTTCCTCTGCTACCTTGAGCAGCGCGGAATCGTTGGCAAGGCTTATCGCGAGACCCACGGCCTCGAAGTGCTCGATGCCTATGTGTCGAAGCAGGACGGCGCCGGGATCGACAATCTGCTGAAGCGCCTCGGCGCTGACTTCAATGGCGATTTCCTGAGCTCGAAGGACGGCGGAGCGCCGCAATGGTCAAACCTCGGCAAGGCCGGGTTCCGTTCGGTCAGGCTCTTCCTCGAAGCCGTCGATTTCGAGACTGGCCAGGGCTCATTCTGGCGCTACGATTTCAGCCATATCCCGGTCGAGCTGATCTCGGGAATCTACGAGACTCTGCTGAAGGACCGGCAGGGTAAGCTTGGCGCCTATTACACCCCGCGCCATCTCGCCAACCTCGTCGCCGAGCAGGCGTTCGAGCATTTCGACGATCCAGCGCAGTGCACCGTTTATGACGGCGCCTGCGGCTCGGGCATTCTGCTGACCACGGCGTTCCGAAAGATGCTGCGGCACGCTGAGGTGGCGCGCGGCTGCCGGCTGCGATTTGCCGAACGCGTCAACCTGATGGAGCGCAATGTCTTTGGCAACGATCTCGACGAGACGGCATGCTGGATCACGGCGTTCAGCCTCTATCTGTCGCTGCTCGAAGGGCTGGATCCGGCCGATATTTCACTGCTCCAGTCGGACGAGGATCTGAAGCTCCCCAATGTTGTCGGCGCGGGCCGAAACATTCAGAAGGGTCAGCAGCACGGCGACTTCTTCTCGGCGAGCAATCCGTTCGCAGGAAAGAAGCGGTTCGACATATTCCTATGCAATCCGCCCTGGCGGGAGTCCGATGACGACGAGGCGCCGACTTGGGAAGCCTGGTGCCGCGAGCAGGACCCGCCCTATCCGATCGGCCGCCGCCAGATCGCTGCGGGCTTTGCCTATCGCGCGATGCAGAGCGTCAAGCCCGGCGGCGTTGTGACGTTGATTATGCCGCTCAACCTCGTGATCGGTGCGACCTCGCAGTCCTGCGATTTCAGGCAGCGCTGGCTTGAAGACGCGCGCATCGAGCGCATTATCAATTTTGGCGACGTCCGTCGCTTGCTATTTCCGGCCGCCAAGCATCCGTGCGCGGTGGTGCGCGCCCGCCCGCGTCCGCAAGTCGAAGGCGTCATCGCGCTCGGTGACGAAAAAATCGAATACTGGGCTCCCAAAACCGATGTCAGCCTAGCGCTCGGGCGCCTGGCGCTGCATGCCGTCGACCGCAAGGTTCTGTCCGCGCGAGACATCTACGCCAAGCCCTATCTGCTGATCTCGGCCTATTGGGGGGAACAGCGGGATCTCGACCTTCTGCGCCGCCTGCAGAAGCTGGGGTCGCTGGACCGCACGATGGCGACGCGCGCACCGCAGTGGGTGTCGGGCAAGGGGTTCCACGCCCCCAATCTCAGCAACCCGCGCCGGCCGCTGGGTCCGCTCGAGAATCTAGCCTTTCTGCCGGCCGACCGGATGCCGCGCGATTATCCGGTGATTGCGACCGACGCGCAGCTCGATCGCGTGCGCGACCATTTCGCGGAAGTGGCAAGCCCCGGCGGCAAGAATGCGCGCCTCTATGACGGGCCCCGCGTCATCCTGCCGGACGGCCTAGCCGACGATTATACCGTTCGCGCAGTCTATACCGACATCAGCTTCGCGTTCACTTCGTCGATCGGAGCGATCGGCGGCGACACGGCCGATGCGGCATTGCTCAAGTTCCTAGCGGCCTATCTTCGGTCTCCGATTGCCACCTATCTGCTGATCATGACCGGCTATTCGGTGATTGGAGAGCGGCCGCGGATCGCGATCGAGGACATGAAGGCCTTCTCCTTCTGCGCTCCCGAGAAGCATCCCGACCCGGACGCGGCGGCGAGGATCATCGCCGAGGTCGCGGCGACGATCGACACGCTTGCCGCCATACCGGAATGGCAGCGCGACCATGGCTATGCCAGCGCGCGTCACGCGATCGACGAGCTGGTCTTCGACTATTTTCAGCTGTCCGCTTCTGACCGGCTGCTGGTTCGCGACATGGTGGACGTTGTCGCCAATTCGCTCCAGCCGGCGGACTACGCGAAGCTCGCGACTCCTTTGCTCCATCGGCCGACGGCGCATGAGGTCTCCACCTATGTCGATACGTTGGCGCGCGAGCTGGGAACGTGGCGGAACCGAATCGGTGGTCAAGGCGGGCTCAGCGTCGAGGGCGTCGTCGATGGAGCCGACGGCTTTTTCGGCGCGGTCCGGATCGGTCTGCGCGGTCGCGGGCGCGACACTAGTGGCCTAGTCCGCACGGAGAAGGCATTTCAGGATCTTCTGGCTGATATCGAAACAGGTCTCGGCAGCCAGCTCGACGGGATCGAGCGCGACAATCTGTTCAAGATCCCCAATGCGATGGTCGTTGTCGGCGACGCCTTCTACTTCGTCAAGCCGATGCGCCGCCGCTTCTGGCTTTCCCGGAGCGCGCTCGCGGATGCGGATCATGTCGTGCGGACGGTTCAAGCGGCCGCCTGGGGAAAAGTTCACTCATGA
- a CDS encoding helix-turn-helix domain-containing protein, whose amino-acid sequence MKNDPIALPVDPADAEDFDVTVEALDRGQRARLIRKTRTGLGLSQAEFASRFRVPVGTLRDWEQARATAPDFAIAYVRVIGLHPDMVAKAVA is encoded by the coding sequence GTGAAGAACGATCCTATCGCGCTGCCTGTTGATCCCGCCGATGCCGAGGATTTCGATGTGACGGTCGAGGCGCTGGACCGGGGCCAGCGCGCCCGCCTGATCCGCAAGACGCGGACCGGGCTCGGTCTGTCGCAGGCGGAGTTTGCCAGCCGCTTCCGCGTTCCCGTTGGCACCTTGCGCGATTGGGAGCAGGCGCGAGCGACGGCGCCGGATTTCGCCATCGCCTATGTGCGGGTGATCGGTTTGCACCCGGATATGGTGGCGAAGGCTGTCGCCTAG
- a CDS encoding LysR family transcriptional regulator codes for MDLRALSDFNLVAAHGGFGRAERASGRSKATLSRRVAELEQSLGVRLIDRGSQSLRLTDEGRALHERTNGLLSEIAEAGEAVALGASTPKGSLRVSAPVAFAHVALGRLGARFAMAYPDVQLTIVAEDRLVDPIEDGYDLVIRINPLSDQRLVGRHFLNDERLIVAPPGMPRPAFKADGNEIAVNAILLAATLPAVIWRMKADAEADILIKPQPVLRLSSLLMVRDAVLAGAGIALLPKLLVDTDIAAGRLAYWGTQAGPPVEIWALQSSRRLIGAKVRAFLDVVEKEFPDRVFVPPT; via the coding sequence ATGGATCTGCGGGCCTTGTCCGACTTCAATCTGGTGGCTGCCCACGGCGGGTTCGGTCGCGCCGAGCGTGCCTCTGGTCGCTCCAAGGCGACGCTGTCGCGCCGGGTGGCCGAACTCGAACAAAGTCTCGGTGTAAGGCTGATCGATCGCGGATCGCAGAGCTTGCGCCTGACCGACGAAGGGCGGGCGCTGCACGAGCGAACCAATGGATTGCTATCTGAAATCGCCGAAGCGGGAGAGGCCGTGGCACTGGGCGCCTCGACGCCGAAAGGAAGCCTGCGCGTCAGCGCGCCCGTTGCCTTCGCCCATGTGGCGCTGGGCCGGCTCGGCGCCCGCTTTGCCATGGCCTATCCGGACGTCCAGCTGACCATCGTCGCCGAGGACCGTCTGGTTGATCCGATTGAAGATGGCTACGACCTCGTTATCAGGATCAACCCTTTGTCGGACCAACGCCTGGTTGGCCGCCATTTCCTCAACGACGAACGCTTGATCGTGGCACCCCCCGGCATGCCGCGCCCCGCCTTCAAGGCGGATGGCAACGAGATCGCCGTCAACGCCATTCTGCTCGCTGCGACGCTGCCAGCGGTCATCTGGCGGATGAAGGCGGACGCGGAGGCTGACATCCTGATAAAACCGCAACCGGTTCTGCGCCTGTCATCCCTGCTGATGGTCCGCGATGCCGTGCTGGCAGGCGCCGGCATAGCCTTGTTGCCAAAGCTTCTTGTGGACACGGACATCGCGGCCGGAAGGCTTGCCTACTGGGGAACCCAAGCCGGACCGCCGGTGGAAATCTGGGCCCTGCAAAGCTCCCGCCGCCTGATCGGCGCCAAGGTCCGCGCCTTTCTGGACGTCGTGGAGAAGGAATTTCCCGACAGAGTTTTCGTTCCGCCGACCTGA
- a CDS encoding alpha/beta hydrolase produces the protein MATIHPLVPEDAAFAAAMRQATSAHKGQPLGPEARPIFDAMMAATPAATGVRIEPATVGGISGFWLRPDKALPTARMLHLHGGGYSLGSAQAAVTFASQIASRVGADTFVPDYRLAPEHPFPAAIEDTVAAYRGVAAEGAERIVVTGESAGGGLALALLSIVASEKGKGTLQPSGAAVMSPWLDLTLTGSTFETRADADPIFTKDVLKAFADAYLNGADAADPKVSPLFGPLEGLPPIRIDVGDDEVLLDDSIRYRDRARAAGAEVAMSIWIGMPHVFQSSIGQLVAAEQSVDAIAAFLAEQLE, from the coding sequence ATGGCAACGATCCACCCTCTTGTGCCTGAAGATGCCGCGTTTGCCGCCGCCATGCGTCAGGCCACCAGCGCCCACAAGGGCCAGCCGCTCGGTCCTGAGGCGCGGCCGATATTCGACGCCATGATGGCCGCGACACCCGCCGCCACCGGTGTCCGGATCGAGCCGGCGACTGTCGGCGGTATTTCCGGGTTTTGGCTGCGACCGGACAAGGCATTGCCGACGGCGCGTATGCTCCACCTGCATGGCGGTGGCTACAGTCTTGGCTCGGCACAGGCCGCTGTCACGTTTGCCAGCCAGATTGCCAGCCGCGTCGGCGCCGACACGTTTGTGCCGGACTATCGGCTTGCACCGGAACATCCCTTCCCGGCGGCGATCGAGGATACCGTGGCCGCCTATCGCGGTGTGGCCGCTGAGGGGGCCGAGCGGATCGTGGTGACCGGAGAGTCGGCCGGCGGCGGACTGGCCTTGGCACTGCTGTCGATCGTCGCATCCGAGAAAGGCAAAGGAACCCTGCAGCCCTCCGGCGCCGCCGTCATGTCGCCCTGGCTTGACCTGACGCTGACGGGGAGTACCTTCGAGACCCGCGCCGATGCGGACCCGATCTTCACCAAAGACGTGCTCAAGGCTTTCGCCGACGCTTACCTGAACGGCGCCGATGCCGCCGATCCGAAGGTATCGCCGCTTTTTGGTCCCCTTGAGGGCCTGCCGCCCATCCGCATCGACGTCGGCGACGATGAAGTTCTGCTTGATGATTCAATTCGCTACCGAGATCGAGCCCGCGCGGCGGGCGCTGAGGTAGCCATGTCGATCTGGATCGGAATGCCGCACGTCTTCCAGTCGTCGATCGGTCAACTTGTCGCGGCGGAGCAGTCCGTCGATGCCATCGCCGCGTTTCTTGCCGAGCAGCTCGAGTAA
- a CDS encoding NAD(P)-dependent oxidoreductase, which produces MKILVLGATGATGRLIVRDALAAGHGVVALVRSKEKALAVGLTGVDLVEGDALDEASLTRAIAGCDAVISSLGTAISPFSEVTMLSTATRALVRVMAAQKVQRLVCITGLGAGDSRGHGGFFFDRVFLPLLLRKVYDDKNRQEDAIRASALDWTIVRPTILNDKPAQGHVRAVTDLTTVHGGSIARADVAEFVVQQLTTDTWLRKTPLITW; this is translated from the coding sequence ATGAAAATTCTCGTTCTGGGCGCCACGGGCGCTACCGGCCGCCTTATTGTCCGCGATGCTCTGGCCGCCGGACACGGCGTCGTTGCCCTGGTTCGGTCCAAGGAGAAGGCCCTGGCCGTGGGCCTCACCGGTGTCGATCTTGTCGAGGGCGACGCCCTGGATGAAGCCTCGCTGACCCGCGCGATCGCCGGCTGCGATGCGGTCATCAGTTCGCTCGGCACCGCCATCAGCCCATTTTCCGAAGTGACGATGCTGTCGACGGCCACGCGGGCGCTTGTCCGCGTGATGGCGGCGCAAAAGGTCCAGCGGCTGGTCTGCATCACCGGTCTCGGCGCCGGCGACAGCCGGGGACACGGCGGGTTCTTCTTCGACCGCGTGTTCCTGCCCTTGCTGCTGCGCAAGGTCTACGACGACAAGAACCGCCAGGAAGACGCCATCCGGGCAAGCGCGCTCGACTGGACGATCGTCCGCCCCACCATTCTGAACGACAAACCGGCCCAAGGGCATGTGCGGGCCGTCACCGATCTCACGACTGTGCACGGCGGCTCGATCGCGCGCGCCGACGTCGCCGAATTCGTCGTCCAGCAACTCACGACTGACACCTGGTTGCGGAAGACGCCGCTGATCACCTGGTGA